Proteins from a genomic interval of Pseudophryne corroboree isolate aPseCor3 chromosome 4, aPseCor3.hap2, whole genome shotgun sequence:
- the GPR35 gene encoding G-protein coupled receptor 35 — protein sequence MNCYNRTQVLEPPYQLFSLIIYIPLITLGITCNVLAIWVFCFKLKKWTETTVFMMNLVISDIMVIFTFPFRLYAYLHLWDLGSGLCKTLQSCYFANMYMSIFTITAIAFDRYLAIRHPLKYKCWASLVKASVICCVLWISVITVSVLRVLQSNDLILSTCFQKVSTYPFNLAPIFVLVGFSFPLIIISFCSVKIIMTLCDKEKLDPYQQHSTSKAVRIVISNLVVFVVCFMPIHVGYTIRFVAESFKASCYTLTIVNSFIHVATAIANCNCVLDSLCYYFAASEFREALSRHKFI from the coding sequence ATGAATTGCTATAATAGAACTCAAGTTCTGGAGCCACCATACCAGCTATTTAGCCTAATTATTTATATTCCTCTTATTACTTTGGGCATTACATGCAATGTTCTTGCCATCTGGGTTTTCTGTTTCAAATTAAAAAAGTGGACGGAAACTACTGTGTTTATGATGAACCTAGTGATATCCGATATCATGGTCATCTTCACCTTCCCTTTCAGACTATATGCTTACTTACACTTGTGGGACCTTGGCAGTGGACTGTGTAAAACCCTACAGTCCTGCTACTTCGCAAACATGTACATGAGCATCTTCACTATCACAGCAATTGCATTTGATCGCTATTTGGCAATCAGGCACCCACTGAAATACAAATGCTGGGCGTCCCTAGTGAAAGCTTCTGTTATATGCTGTGTCCTGTGGATTTCTGTCATCACTGTCAGCGTACTTAGGGTTCTGCAGAGCAACGATTTGATACTGTCTACCTGTTTTCAGAAAGTCTCCACATATCCTTTTAACCTGGCCCCTATTTTTGTTTTGGTTGGGTTCTCCTTTCCTTTGATCATCATCAGCTTTTGCTCTGTAAAGATCATAATGACTCTCTGTGATAAAGAAAAATTGGATCCATATCAGCAGCATTCCACCAGTAAAGCTGTGCGCATAGTCATCTCTAACTTGGTGGTTTTCGTGGTTTGCTTTATGCCAATCCATGTGGGTTACACAATCCGTTTTGTGGCTGAGAGTTTCAAGGCATCTTGCTACACCCTGACAATAGTTAATTCCTTTATTCATGTAGCAACGGCGATTGCTAATTGTAACTGTGTCCTGGACTCATTGTGTTACTACTTTGCAGCCAGTGAATTTCGGGAGGCTCTTTCCAGACATAAGTTCATATAG